The following are from one region of the Candidatus Ozemobacteraceae bacterium genome:
- a CDS encoding O-antigen ligase family protein: MNRWESCPFSARGWIWLALFLIVGAVPLCMYLRIVPISADVQEFWTGQTETFDFFSFYRARWTVLLAAVGLFGFLNLERSQSRSGYSFLLGIYAFFIVASTAFSERPWQAVDGAPGRYEGTAVLLAYVIIAYLALSQARCPTFSRKLLGATLAGGLIVCLVGLAQFLNHDPFRTLQGKHLVMPASAHNQVKSLEFNVTNGFIYGTLPNPNYTGSYITIIMAITFGGVWLGRGKWRWTLLPLHFLAYINWFGCRSRAGLLGGGLAIIFLLLMGRSRWRENLKLAGILFLSYVTIFFWMDYISLKTPNSHRLLDNFFSRPSHRMPIANDFKDLILATDSFDLVYSGSLMHCDYKKGNFEFRNQAGNVVTYELDGQQAKFPKNEFFGFTVAIATESKVVQITRLENTISLIHTKQGFMFIDDRMRPVRFRKVPKYGFEGREQWGTMRGFAWSRSLPLMWDALLMGYGPDMFLFHFPQDDYLEKLRAGIPLFMRFDKPHNMFLQIGINTGGLSLLAVLILFGKYLLQSVLIFWRARFEDAHEIYGVCIAAAIGGYLAAGMFNDSSLSVAPVFWALLGAGIGINMKLAERTSAVVGQPLVSGDSVE; encoded by the coding sequence GTGAACAGGTGGGAAAGCTGTCCTTTCTCGGCGAGAGGCTGGATTTGGTTGGCGTTGTTTCTTATCGTTGGTGCTGTTCCGCTTTGCATGTATCTCCGGATTGTTCCGATCAGTGCTGACGTTCAGGAATTTTGGACGGGGCAGACCGAAACGTTCGATTTCTTTTCCTTTTATCGTGCCAGATGGACCGTATTATTGGCGGCGGTCGGGCTGTTCGGATTCCTGAATCTGGAAAGATCCCAAAGCCGATCGGGATACTCATTCCTCCTCGGGATATATGCATTTTTCATCGTTGCTTCAACGGCTTTTTCGGAGCGCCCCTGGCAGGCAGTGGATGGAGCTCCGGGGCGGTATGAAGGGACTGCGGTGCTTCTTGCCTACGTGATCATTGCCTATTTAGCCTTGAGTCAGGCCAGATGCCCGACCTTTTCCAGAAAACTGCTCGGTGCAACGCTTGCAGGTGGTTTGATTGTCTGTCTCGTCGGACTGGCTCAATTTCTCAATCACGACCCTTTCAGGACGCTGCAGGGAAAACATCTCGTGATGCCTGCAAGTGCGCACAACCAGGTGAAATCTCTCGAATTCAACGTGACGAACGGCTTTATTTACGGAACGTTGCCGAATCCTAATTATACTGGAAGTTATATAACTATTATTATGGCTATTACGTTCGGTGGCGTTTGGCTTGGAAGAGGTAAGTGGCGATGGACATTGCTGCCTCTGCATTTTCTCGCTTATATCAATTGGTTTGGATGTCGATCGAGAGCCGGACTGCTTGGTGGGGGACTGGCGATCATATTTTTATTGCTCATGGGCAGGAGCCGTTGGCGGGAAAATCTGAAGTTGGCAGGAATATTGTTTCTTTCATACGTCACCATATTCTTTTGGATGGATTATATAAGTCTTAAAACACCCAATTCACATCGGTTATTGGATAATTTCTTCAGCAGACCATCCCATCGAATGCCAATTGCGAATGATTTCAAAGATCTTATTCTGGCAACAGACTCGTTTGATCTTGTCTATTCCGGCAGTCTGATGCATTGTGACTACAAGAAAGGAAATTTTGAATTTCGGAATCAGGCGGGAAACGTCGTAACCTATGAATTAGACGGGCAACAGGCGAAGTTTCCGAAAAATGAGTTTTTTGGATTTACCGTTGCAATTGCGACCGAATCAAAAGTGGTCCAGATCACCAGGCTTGAGAACACCATCAGTCTCATTCACACGAAACAGGGCTTCATGTTCATTGATGACAGAATGCGTCCAGTACGATTCAGAAAAGTTCCAAAATACGGTTTTGAGGGTCGAGAGCAGTGGGGGACGATGAGAGGGTTTGCTTGGTCGAGAAGCCTTCCGCTCATGTGGGATGCTTTGCTTATGGGATACGGCCCCGACATGTTTCTCTTTCATTTTCCTCAGGATGATTATCTCGAGAAACTCAGGGCTGGAATCCCGCTGTTTATGCGATTCGACAAGCCGCATAACATGTTTCTCCAGATCGGTATCAATACGGGGGGACTTTCTCTTCTTGCCGTGCTGATACTGTTTGGAAAATATCTGTTGCAGTCGGTGCTTATATTCTGGCGTGCCCGTTTTGAAGACGCTCATGAAATATATGGGGTGTGCATTGCCGCCGCTATCGGCGGTTACCTTGCGGCAGGTATGTTCAACGACAGCTCCCTGTCGGTGGCCCCGGTTTTCTGGGCGCTTCTGGGAGCGGGGATTGGCATCAACATGAAGCTTGCAGAACGAACGTCCGCAGTTGTCGGACAACCGCTCGTATCAGGCGATTCCGTAGAATAG
- the ygfK gene encoding putative selenate reductase subunit YgfK, with amino-acid sequence MSKEFARVSIERLADWILREYDERKEIFGIHESLFFTPAEGDPFTMTRFGTPMESPIGVAAGPHTQMAQNLIAAWLCGSRYLELKTIQTLDELNVSKPCIDAQDEGYNCEWSQEMKLDDSFDEYLNAWILLHMLNHKLGRDVKRGRGFIFNMSVGYNLEGIRKPNVQRFLDRMANARAEKEAKIAAVAKLYPAIRDLDIPDCMSDNITLSTMHGCPPDEIEKIGMYLVKERGYHTTIKLNPTLLGPAELRHILNDVLGFATNVPDEAFGHDLKYPDAVKLIRNLRAASAEMKTQFSLKLTNTLESVNHKNVFPPNEKMMYMSGRALHPISIRVAAKLQNEFDGELDLSFSAGADCFNLPHLISCGIRPVTVCSDLLKPGGYARQLQYLQELAARMRDEHADSIESFILRRSGRLDGDVKRAALTNLRKYAGTASTLSAYHQNSKTGESVKTARPLPEFDCVRAPCITTCPASQDIPNYLYYASLGEYRKAYEVIRRTNPFPNVLGMVCDHQCQHKCTRMNYDSSLLIREVKRFIAEKNPDSPMPKPAKANGMKAAVIGAGPSGLACAYFLALEGFAVTVYETKAFAGGMVSDAIPAFRLTADAIMKDVQAIQSLGVKICYETAITRDRFAALRNENDFIYVAVGAQAAKKMGIPGEDAAGVIDCLKLLSDVRRNKPVSIGPRVAVIGGGNSAMDAARTALRLVGPSGSVTLVYRRTRAEMPADREEIEALLDEKIEILELCAPEAVLTRDGKVSALKVQKMRLGAKGPDGRAKPEKIPGAIEELPFDTIIPAISQDIVIDFMKPEELKIDPGTGMTKLDKVFAGGDLVRGAATIVKAVADGRQAAMNILAKAGRPLPELSGKVDKNLTPAQFQQKSARRVHGLKLPEIPVSERINFNVVIRSLTDNEVREEARRCLNCDDVCNVCVSVCPNRANRSYRVKPGDFQKQHAVRKNNGWKIETLETFRLGQEPQVLNIGDFCNECGNCTTFCPTSGAPYKDKPKFYLTANSFEHENDGYLWDGDTLHAKFGGFAESLTAGKGKLQYHAGPVKAVLNADTLVVESVDVEGKTKDLKEIDFSRALKLAILFQATRASCWV; translated from the coding sequence ATGTCGAAAGAGTTTGCACGTGTTTCGATCGAGCGTCTCGCCGATTGGATCCTGCGCGAATACGATGAGCGCAAAGAGATTTTCGGCATTCATGAAAGCCTTTTTTTCACGCCCGCCGAGGGCGATCCGTTCACCATGACCCGGTTCGGCACGCCTATGGAGTCGCCGATCGGCGTCGCGGCGGGCCCGCACACGCAGATGGCGCAGAACCTGATCGCGGCGTGGCTGTGCGGCAGTCGGTATCTCGAGCTGAAGACGATCCAGACGCTCGACGAGCTGAACGTCTCCAAGCCCTGCATCGACGCACAGGACGAAGGCTACAACTGCGAATGGTCTCAGGAGATGAAGCTCGACGATTCGTTCGACGAGTATCTCAACGCCTGGATCCTCCTCCACATGCTTAATCACAAGCTCGGCCGCGACGTGAAGCGCGGCCGCGGCTTCATCTTCAACATGAGCGTCGGCTACAATCTCGAAGGCATCAGGAAACCCAACGTTCAGCGGTTCCTCGACCGCATGGCAAACGCCCGCGCGGAAAAGGAAGCCAAGATCGCCGCCGTCGCGAAGCTCTACCCCGCGATCCGCGACCTCGACATTCCCGACTGCATGTCGGACAACATCACGCTGTCAACGATGCACGGCTGTCCGCCCGACGAGATCGAGAAGATCGGCATGTATCTCGTGAAGGAGCGTGGCTACCATACGACGATCAAGCTGAACCCCACCCTGCTCGGGCCGGCCGAACTGCGCCATATCCTCAACGACGTGCTCGGCTTCGCGACCAACGTGCCCGACGAGGCGTTCGGCCACGACCTCAAATACCCCGACGCCGTGAAGCTGATCAGAAACCTGCGCGCCGCCTCGGCCGAGATGAAGACCCAGTTCTCGCTGAAACTCACCAACACGCTCGAGAGCGTGAACCACAAGAATGTCTTCCCACCCAACGAGAAGATGATGTACATGAGCGGACGCGCCCTTCACCCGATCAGCATCCGCGTCGCGGCGAAGCTGCAGAACGAGTTCGACGGCGAGCTCGACCTGAGCTTCTCGGCCGGCGCCGACTGCTTCAATCTGCCCCACCTGATCTCCTGCGGCATCAGGCCCGTCACCGTCTGCTCCGACCTGCTCAAGCCGGGCGGCTATGCCCGCCAGCTCCAGTATCTCCAGGAACTGGCGGCGCGCATGCGCGACGAACACGCCGATTCTATAGAGTCATTTATTCTCCGGCGTTCCGGACGGCTCGACGGCGACGTGAAGCGCGCGGCGCTTACGAACCTGCGCAAATACGCCGGCACCGCGTCGACGCTTTCCGCCTATCATCAGAACAGCAAAACGGGCGAATCGGTCAAGACGGCGCGGCCGCTTCCCGAGTTCGACTGCGTGCGGGCTCCCTGCATCACCACCTGCCCGGCGAGCCAGGATATCCCGAACTATCTGTATTACGCATCGCTCGGCGAGTATCGCAAAGCCTACGAGGTCATCCGGCGCACGAACCCATTCCCGAACGTGCTTGGCATGGTCTGCGATCATCAGTGCCAGCACAAGTGCACCCGCATGAACTACGATTCGTCGCTGCTGATCCGCGAAGTGAAGCGGTTCATTGCCGAGAAGAATCCCGACTCGCCCATGCCGAAGCCCGCGAAGGCGAATGGTATGAAGGCGGCGGTCATCGGCGCTGGCCCGTCGGGGCTGGCCTGTGCCTACTTCCTGGCACTCGAAGGGTTCGCTGTCACGGTCTACGAAACGAAGGCGTTCGCGGGCGGCATGGTCAGCGACGCGATTCCGGCGTTCCGGCTGACGGCCGATGCGATCATGAAGGATGTCCAGGCGATCCAGAGCCTCGGCGTGAAGATCTGTTACGAGACAGCCATCACCCGCGACCGGTTCGCCGCGCTCCGCAACGAGAACGACTTCATCTACGTCGCCGTCGGCGCCCAGGCTGCAAAGAAGATGGGTATCCCCGGCGAGGATGCGGCCGGAGTCATCGACTGTCTGAAACTTCTGTCCGACGTGCGCCGCAACAAGCCGGTGTCGATCGGCCCGCGCGTCGCCGTCATCGGCGGTGGCAACTCCGCGATGGATGCGGCCCGCACGGCGCTGCGCCTCGTCGGGCCGTCCGGCTCGGTCACGCTGGTTTACCGCCGCACCCGCGCCGAGATGCCCGCCGACCGGGAAGAGATCGAAGCGCTGCTCGACGAGAAGATCGAGATTCTCGAGCTGTGCGCCCCCGAGGCCGTTCTGACGCGCGACGGTAAGGTGTCCGCCCTGAAAGTGCAGAAGATGCGGCTCGGCGCGAAGGGTCCCGACGGCCGCGCGAAGCCGGAAAAGATACCAGGAGCTATTGAAGAATTGCCCTTCGACACGATCATACCGGCGATCAGCCAGGACATCGTGATCGACTTCATGAAGCCCGAAGAGCTGAAGATCGATCCGGGAACCGGCATGACGAAGCTCGACAAGGTGTTCGCGGGCGGCGACCTGGTGCGCGGCGCGGCGACGATCGTCAAGGCCGTCGCCGACGGCAGACAGGCAGCCATGAACATTCTCGCGAAAGCCGGCCGGCCGCTTCCCGAGCTGTCTGGCAAGGTAGACAAGAACCTGACGCCGGCCCAGTTCCAGCAGAAGTCGGCACGGCGGGTGCACGGCCTGAAGCTGCCCGAGATCCCCGTCTCCGAGCGCATCAACTTCAACGTCGTCATCCGGAGCCTCACCGACAACGAAGTGCGCGAGGAGGCCCGCCGCTGCCTCAACTGCGACGACGTCTGCAACGTCTGCGTCAGCGTCTGCCCGAATCGAGCGAACCGGAGCTACCGGGTGAAGCCCGGCGACTTCCAGAAACAGCACGCGGTGCGCAAGAACAATGGCTGGAAGATCGAGACCCTCGAGACGTTCCGCCTCGGCCAGGAGCCGCAGGTGCTCAACATCGGCGATTTCTGCAACGAGTGCGGCAACTGCACGACCTTCTGCCCGACCAGCGGCGCCCCCTACAAGGACAAGCCCAAGTTCTACCTGACCGCCAACAGCTTCGAGCACGAGAATGACGGCTACCTGTGGGACGGCGACACCCTGCACGCGAAGTTCGGCGGTTTCGCCGAGTCGCTCACCGCCGGCAAGGGCAAACTCCAGTACCACGCCGGCCCGGTCAAGGCGGTTCTCAACGCCGACACCCTCGTCGTCGAGTCCGTCGACGTCGAAGGCAAAACCAAAGACCTGAAGGAAATCGACTTCTCGCGAGCCCTGAAACTCGCCATCCTCTTCCAGGCCACCAGGGCCTCTTGCTGGGTTTAA
- a CDS encoding zinc ribbon domain-containing protein, whose product MPTYSYFCPACEKKFDAFHSMKCTDPQLCPTCGTAGKKLLSASSIIFKGSGFYTTDYRSSGYVEAQNRDKDTSTPAAPKSDGGSGGASSGAGTAKTADSSAPSASSGDASSPSSTAGGKEQACAA is encoded by the coding sequence ATGCCGACATACAGTTATTTCTGCCCGGCGTGTGAGAAGAAATTCGATGCCTTTCATTCGATGAAATGTACGGATCCGCAACTGTGTCCGACCTGCGGAACCGCGGGAAAAAAGCTGCTTTCGGCCAGTTCGATCATTTTCAAGGGCTCGGGATTCTATACGACGGATTATAGAAGCTCGGGATACGTCGAGGCGCAGAATCGCGACAAGGACACGTCGACACCTGCCGCTCCGAAGAGCGACGGCGGCTCGGGCGGCGCTTCCTCCGGGGCGGGCACCGCGAAAACAGCCGATTCCTCCGCGCCGTCCGCGTCGTCCGGTGACGCGTCGTCGCCGAGTTCGACCGCCGGAGGGAAGGAACAGGCGTGCGCGGCCTGA
- a CDS encoding transglutaminase domain-containing protein has translation MMRRGRAGVLAFALLTMFSGPVFALSADEVASRFFPVPSAAPALPRLSLPPLPTPDDGSPGDVDRHNEGVRYNNDGIRALEEGRIDEAIQLLRRATEVDPHEKGAWNNLVLALQRDGSRPRELYEAALQLMARDDRDFHAPYTAGVTLLDKLKQPREAIPFLEEAHRRNVNDPGLAVALAQAWEKAGFPDRALEILKPAAPLVRDDPYPQYLLGNLLLAKRDYVPAIRAYQSVLDRDGEGFVHDAWLRARYYAGQLDGLAEAIDAALRRFPGIMNRQVLERIAFSLGDRRYRLVETVNVQVGDPTALQKLDFIIRLPPQIAGFQKVLLEKVSVVSDGRESDVAPSAPDADGRVRIKGVEGIRNGLVKLKLVYDIERRAWLGSRGPFQPVSEPDMDELKRDERLSLENAGLDALDRRLRREDGNFLQNAYLAIGRGLTYRENFEEHGVDWALANPDACDCTEFSWLLAALCIRRGLPARVVTGFLVKPDLIGKETNIGHAWVDVYFKGKGWVPADPTLGTTMHWAYFGNLLSDQIVFDYFEPSRKSRVSIDFTSTRATMPVTITNTYLITLRS, from the coding sequence ATGATGCGAAGAGGAAGAGCGGGGGTGCTCGCGTTCGCCCTGCTGACAATGTTCTCCGGGCCGGTGTTCGCTCTTTCGGCCGACGAGGTTGCCTCGAGGTTCTTTCCGGTCCCGTCGGCGGCGCCCGCTCTGCCCCGGTTGTCCCTGCCGCCGCTTCCGACGCCCGATGACGGCAGCCCCGGCGATGTCGACAGACACAATGAAGGCGTCCGATACAACAACGACGGAATCCGGGCCCTGGAGGAAGGAAGAATAGATGAAGCTATTCAACTCCTTCGGCGCGCGACAGAAGTCGATCCGCATGAAAAGGGAGCCTGGAACAACCTGGTTCTCGCCCTCCAGCGTGACGGATCGCGCCCCCGGGAACTGTACGAGGCGGCGCTCCAGTTGATGGCCCGGGACGACCGGGATTTCCACGCGCCGTATACCGCTGGCGTCACCCTGCTCGACAAGCTCAAGCAGCCGCGCGAGGCGATTCCCTTCCTGGAAGAGGCTCACAGGCGCAATGTGAACGATCCCGGCCTCGCCGTCGCCCTCGCGCAGGCCTGGGAAAAAGCCGGGTTCCCCGACCGGGCGCTGGAGATCCTGAAGCCGGCGGCGCCCCTGGTCAGGGACGACCCGTATCCCCAGTATCTCCTGGGGAACCTTCTGCTGGCGAAGCGCGATTACGTGCCGGCCATTCGGGCTTACCAGTCGGTGCTCGATCGCGACGGAGAGGGATTCGTCCACGACGCCTGGCTTCGGGCCAGGTATTACGCCGGCCAGCTCGACGGCCTCGCCGAGGCCATCGACGCCGCATTGCGCCGCTTTCCCGGCATCATGAACCGCCAGGTGCTGGAGCGGATCGCGTTTTCCCTCGGCGACCGGCGATACCGGCTGGTCGAGACCGTCAACGTCCAGGTCGGCGACCCGACGGCGCTGCAGAAACTCGATTTCATCATCCGGCTGCCTCCGCAGATCGCCGGCTTTCAGAAGGTGCTGCTGGAGAAGGTCTCCGTTGTATCGGACGGCCGGGAGTCGGATGTCGCCCCGTCGGCCCCGGACGCGGACGGCCGGGTCCGCATCAAGGGCGTCGAAGGCATCAGAAACGGGCTCGTGAAATTAAAATTAGTATATGATATTGAACGACGGGCGTGGCTGGGAAGCCGGGGCCCGTTCCAACCGGTTTCAGAGCCCGACATGGATGAATTGAAGCGCGACGAACGCCTCTCGCTCGAGAACGCCGGGCTGGACGCGCTCGACAGGCGACTGCGCCGCGAGGACGGCAATTTCCTCCAGAACGCCTACCTCGCGATCGGCCGCGGCCTGACCTACCGGGAGAACTTCGAAGAGCACGGCGTCGACTGGGCGCTGGCGAACCCTGACGCCTGCGATTGCACCGAGTTCTCCTGGCTCCTCGCGGCCCTCTGCATCCGCCGGGGGCTCCCCGCCCGCGTGGTGACCGGTTTCCTCGTGAAACCCGATCTCATCGGCAAAGAGACCAACATCGGCCACGCATGGGTGGACGTATATTTCAAAGGCAAAGGCTGGGTCCCCGCCGACCCGACCCTCGGCACCACCATGCACTGGGCCTACTTCGGCAACCTGCTCTCCGACCAGATCGTCTTCGACTATTTCGAACCCTCCCGCAAATCCCGCGTCAGCATCGACTTCACCTCGACCCGCGCCACCATGCCCGTCACTATCACCAACACCTATCTCATCACCCTCCGCTCCTGA